Proteins from one Sarcophilus harrisii chromosome 2, mSarHar1.11, whole genome shotgun sequence genomic window:
- the HMX3 gene encoding homeobox protein HMX3, which yields MPEPGQEPCSNTNTQPPQPPPPPPPPPPPPPPPPPPPPPPKDSPFSIKNLLNGDHHRAPPKQQQPPRTLFAPASAAAAAAAAAAAKGALEGAAGFALSQVGDLAFPRFEIPAQRFALPAHYLERSPAWWYPYTLTPAGGHLPRPEAAEKSLLRDSSPASGTDRDSPEPLLKPDPDKELDSKSPDEIILEESDSEEGKKDEVAAVAGSGAAGQGGEDWKKRADSPEKKPCRKKKTRTVFSRSQVFQLESTFDMKRYLSSSERAGLAASLHLTETQVKIWFQNRRNKWKRQLAAELEAANLSHAAAQRIVRVPILYHENSAAEGSGAAGAPVPVSQPLLTFPHPVYYSHPVVTSVPLLRPV from the exons atgcCGGAGCCGGGACAAGAGCCCTGCAGCAACACTAACACCCAACCTCCCCAGCCGCCGCCGCCTCCCCCGCCACCGCCGCcacctccgccgccgccgccgcctcctccgcCACCACCCAAGGACTCCCCGTTTTCCATCAAGAATCTACTTAATGGAGACCACCACCGGGCGCCCCCAAAGCAGCAGCAGCCCCCAAGGACGCTCTTCGCCCCGGCCTCGGCCGCTGCGGCCGCTGCAGCCGCGGCTGCTGCCAAAGGGGCCTTGGAAGGCGCTGCTGGCTTTGCGCTCTCGCAGGTGGGCGATTTGGCTTTTCCCCGCTTTGAGATCCCAGCACAAAGGTTTGCGCTACCTGCACACTATCTGGAGCGGTCTCCAGCCTGGTGGTACCCCTACACTCTGACCCCCGCGGGGGGACATCTGCCCAGGCCAGAAG CGGCCGAGAAATCCCTTCTGCGAGACTCGTCCCCTGCTTCGGGCACCGACAGAGACTCCCCGGAGCCTCTACTCAAGCCGGACCCAGACAAGGAGCTGGACTCCAAGAGCCCGGATGAGATCATCCTAGAGGAGAGTGACTCAGAGGAAGGCAAGAAGGACGAAGTGGCTGCTGTGGCCGGCTCAGGGGCAGCCGGGCAGGGCGGCGAGGACTGGAAGAAGCGTGCCGACAGCCCGGAGAAAAAACCCTGCCGGAAGAAGAAGACGCGCACGGTCTTCTCACGGAGCCAGGTCTTCCAGTTGGAGTCCACGTTCGACATGAAGCGCTACCTAAGTAGCTCCGAACGTGCGGGCCTGGCCGCCTCCCTGCACCTCACAGAGACCCAGGTGAAGATCTGGTTTCAGAACCGCCGGAACAAGTGGAAGAGGCAGCTAGCGGCGGAGCTGGAGGCTGCCAACTTGAGCCACGCAGCCGCGCAGCGCATCGTGCGAGTGCCCATTCTCTACCACGAGAACTCAGCTGCCGAAGGCTCCGGCGCGGCCGGGGCCCCAGTACCAGTCAGCCAGCCTCTCCTCACCTTTCCCCACCCGGTGTACTACTCTCACCCAGTCGTCACATCGGTGCCATTGCTGCGGCCGGTCTGA